One genomic window of Anguilla anguilla isolate fAngAng1 chromosome 13, fAngAng1.pri, whole genome shotgun sequence includes the following:
- the ddit3 gene encoding DNA damage-inducible transcript 3 protein isoform X2: MTAEWLHLPPPYPPGVGPLCGAELEAWYEDLQDILGSDGGGVKAARAPPCPEEPEFLDVLESCSLTWLTDGQGWAGEGVQRVVEEGPPPQASSHGPAPAREAGTGGGAGGGGGGGDLLPPEFFELLSDGGVGLMEGGGGGVEGCSVYPHHHRPPSPTPSEEEPPSVPDSSSCSSSSSSASQSPTLHRSPPPSPLSPHPVLTYRLGKRKRGGDKGGGGPTPSPSSAPPCGPSSAKKSRKEREQENERRVQELTEQNERLKAEIERLAEEVQRTRRSLIERLVNTRK, encoded by the exons ATGACTgcggagtggctgcacctgccccccccgtacccccccgGCGTGGGGCCGCTGTGCGGGGCCGAGCTGGAGGCGTGGTACGAGGACCTGCAGGACATCCTGGGCTCCGACGGGGGCGGGGTCAAGGCTGCAcgagccccgccctgccctgag GAGCCGGAGTTCCTGGATGTTCTGGAGAGCTGCTCGCTGACCTGGCTGACGGACGGGCAGGGGTGGGCGGGCGAGGGGGTGCAGcgggtggtggaggaggggccTCCCCCTCAGGCGTCCAGTcacggccccgccccggccAGGGAGGcggggacagggggcggggcaggaggaggaggagggggcggcgaCCTGCTGCCTCCTGAGTTCTTTGAGCTCCTGAGCgatggaggggtggggctgatggagggcgggggcggcggggtggAGGGCTGCAGCGTGTACCCCCATCACCaccgacccccctcccccacgcccaGCGAGGAGGAGCCCCCCTCAGTCCCcgactcctcctcctgctcctcctcctcctcctccgcctcgcAGTCCCCGACCCTGCaccgctccccgcccccctccccgctctccCCGCACCCGGTCCTCACCTACAGGCTGGGCAAGCGCAAGAGGGGCGGGGACAAAGGGGGCGgcggccccaccccctcccccagctcgGCCCCCCCCTGCGGCCCCTCCTCAGCGAAGAAGAGCAGGAAGGAGCGGGAGCAGGAGAACGAGAGGAGGGTGCAGGAGCTGACGGAGCAGAACGAGAGGCTGAAGGCAGAGATAGAGAGGCTGGCGGAGGAGGTGCAGCGAACGCGGCGCTCTCTGATAGAGAGACTGGTCAACACCCgaaagtga
- the ddit3 gene encoding DNA damage-inducible transcript 3 protein isoform X1: MTAEWLHLPPPYPPGVGPLCGAELEAWYEDLQDILGSDGGGVKAARAPPCPEKEPEFLDVLESCSLTWLTDGQGWAGEGVQRVVEEGPPPQASSHGPAPAREAGTGGGAGGGGGGGDLLPPEFFELLSDGGVGLMEGGGGGVEGCSVYPHHHRPPSPTPSEEEPPSVPDSSSCSSSSSSASQSPTLHRSPPPSPLSPHPVLTYRLGKRKRGGDKGGGGPTPSPSSAPPCGPSSAKKSRKEREQENERRVQELTEQNERLKAEIERLAEEVQRTRRSLIERLVNTRK, from the exons ATGACTgcggagtggctgcacctgccccccccgtacccccccgGCGTGGGGCCGCTGTGCGGGGCCGAGCTGGAGGCGTGGTACGAGGACCTGCAGGACATCCTGGGCTCCGACGGGGGCGGGGTCAAGGCTGCAcgagccccgccctgccctgag aagGAGCCGGAGTTCCTGGATGTTCTGGAGAGCTGCTCGCTGACCTGGCTGACGGACGGGCAGGGGTGGGCGGGCGAGGGGGTGCAGcgggtggtggaggaggggccTCCCCCTCAGGCGTCCAGTcacggccccgccccggccAGGGAGGcggggacagggggcggggcaggaggaggaggagggggcggcgaCCTGCTGCCTCCTGAGTTCTTTGAGCTCCTGAGCgatggaggggtggggctgatggagggcgggggcggcggggtggAGGGCTGCAGCGTGTACCCCCATCACCaccgacccccctcccccacgcccaGCGAGGAGGAGCCCCCCTCAGTCCCcgactcctcctcctgctcctcctcctcctcctccgcctcgcAGTCCCCGACCCTGCaccgctccccgcccccctccccgctctccCCGCACCCGGTCCTCACCTACAGGCTGGGCAAGCGCAAGAGGGGCGGGGACAAAGGGGGCGgcggccccaccccctcccccagctcgGCCCCCCCCTGCGGCCCCTCCTCAGCGAAGAAGAGCAGGAAGGAGCGGGAGCAGGAGAACGAGAGGAGGGTGCAGGAGCTGACGGAGCAGAACGAGAGGCTGAAGGCAGAGATAGAGAGGCTGGCGGAGGAGGTGCAGCGAACGCGGCGCTCTCTGATAGAGAGACTGGTCAACACCCgaaagtga